From the genome of Glycine max cultivar Williams 82 chromosome 2, Glycine_max_v4.0, whole genome shotgun sequence, one region includes:
- the LOC102666059 gene encoding F-box/kelch-repeat protein At3g23880, producing the protein MLEITTKMPKILLSPTAGGESESPRCHASPVLLEELISNILHRVPVRSLLQFKCVCKSWNSLISDPLFAKDHLCASTADPNMTHQRLLSFTVCDPKIVSFPMHLLLQNPPTPAKPLCSSSLNDSYLILGSCNGLLCLYHIPRCYVALWNPSIRFTSKRLPTGLSPGEGFSTFHGFGYDAVNDKYKLLLAMRVLGETVTKIYTFGADSSCKVIQNLPLDPHPTERLGKFVSGTLNWIAPKMGVSDEKWVICSFDFATETSGQVVLPYGDRDNVCKPVINAVRNCLCVCFFDSRKAHWAVWLMKEYGVQDSWTKLMVIPRFVQEDSWPWKLIPHDELCTCRGFPALEPLCISGNE; encoded by the coding sequence ATGCTGGAAATCACCACGAAGATGCCCAAGATTCTTCTTTCTCCAACAGCAGGCGGTGAATCGGAATCCCCTCGGTGTCATGCATCGCCGGTTTTACTTGAGGAACTGATCTCGAATATCCTCCACAGGGTTCCGGTGAGATCCCTTCTGCAATTCAAGTGTGTCTGCAAGTCATGGAATTCCCTCATCTCCGATCCCCTATTCGCGAAGGACCACCTTTGCGCTTCCACCGCCGATCCCAACATGACCCACCAACGGTTACTCTCTTTCACCGTTTGTGACCCCAAAATCGTATCATTTCCTATGCACTTGCTCCTCCAAAACCCACCCACTCCTGCTAAGCCCCTGTGTTCCAGCAGCTTGAATGACTCGTACCTCATTCTGGGTTCCTGCAATGGCTTACTGTGTCTGTATCATATTCCTCGGTGTTACGTAGCGTTGTGGAACCCTTCAATCAGATTCACATCAAAAAGATTGCCCACCGGCTTATCACCTGGCGAGGGTTTTAGTACTTTCCATGGTTTTGGCTATGATGCAGTAAATGATAAGTACAAGTTGCTATTAGCCATGAGAGTTCTCGGTGAGACAGTGaccaaaatatatacatttggTGCGGATTCTTCCTGTAAGGTGATTCAGAATTTGCCATTGGATCCGCACCCGACCGAGCGGCTAGGGAAGTTTGTTAGTGGCACTCTTAATTGGATAGCGCCTAAGATGGGTGTAAGTGATGAGAAATGGGTGATTTGTTCATTTGATTTTGCGACGGAGACTAGTGGTCAAGTGGTGCTGCCTTATGGAGACAGGGACAATGTTTGCAAGCCTGTGATAAATGCGGTTCGTAACTGTCTTTGTGTTTGTTTCTTTGACTCTAGGAAAGCTCATTGGGCTGTGTGGCTGATGAAAGAGTATGGGGTTCAAGATTCGTGGACTAAATTGATGGTCATTCCTCGTTTTGTTCAAGAAGATAGTTGGCCCTGGAAATTGATCCCTCATGATGAGCTCTGCACTTGTAGAGGGTTTCCAGCACTTGAACCCTTGTGCATTTCAGGAAATG